The genomic window TTGTGCCCGCCGAATCCGAACGAGTTGTTGATCGCGTAGTTGTACTCGCCCGGTCGCGGCTTACCCGCCACCACGTCCAGATCGATCTCCGGGTCCAGGTTCTCCAGGTTCAGCGTGGGCGGAACGACCTGGTCGCGCAGCGCAAGCACGGTGAGGATGGATTCCACGGCCCCGACCGCGCCCACCGAGTGCCCCAGCGCCGCCTTCGGGGCGTACACCGCCGGCTTGTTGCTGCCCAGCGCGTTGTTGATGGCCCTACCCTCGGCGACGTCACCAATCGAGGTGCCGGTGGCGTGGGCGTTGACGTGGTCGATGTCGCCCGGCGTGAGGTCAGCAAGCTGAATCGCCCGGCTCATCGCATGTCCAGCACGTTCCCCGTTGGGGTCAGGCGCCACCATGTGATAGCCGTCGGACGTGACGCTGGCGCCCATCAGGCGGGCCAGAATATTGGCCCCGCGCGCCTTGGCGTGCTCCTCGGTCTCGATGACCATCAATGCACCCGCTTCACCGAACACGAAACCGGTCCGGTCCCGGTCGAACGGGCGGCAGGCGCCCACGGGGTCGTCGTTCTTGGTCGACATCACGATGCGCATCTGGGCGAACGCGGCAATTGGAACGGCCTCGATCTTCGTTTCGACCCCACCGCAGATCGCGATGTCAGCCTCACCGAAGACGATGTTGCGCCACGCCTGAGCGATGCCCTCTGAACCGGACGCACACGCCGAGACGAAGGTGTTGACGCCAGCCTTGGCGCGCCGCTCCAGGCCCACGGCAGCCGCAGCCCCGTCCGGCATGTACTTCTGCACCGCGAACGGCGAAACCGCTTCGATTCCGCGAGCCCGCATGTCGTCGTAGCTGAACACCATCTCCTCGGCGGAACCCAATCCGGTGCCGACCGACACCATCAGGCGGTTGCTGTCCACCTCCGGCGAACCGGCGTTCTCCCACACCCGGCGCGTCAGAACCGTGGACATCCGCTGCAGGTAACCCATCCGGCGCAGCTCGGCACGCGTCAACTGGCTGTCGAATTCCTCCAACAAGTGACCACCAATGCGAACCGGCAGGTCGAACTGCTCGACGAACGGATCGTCCAGGACGCGAATACCACTTTGGGAGTCGAGCAACATCTTCCACGTGGTTTCCATGTCCGGCGCCAGCGCAGTCGTCATGGCCATCCCAGTCACGACCACATTCGGAAATGCTTTTCCGGTAACCATTTCTGTCATGGGTCTAGCCATATCCCTTTCGTTCTCACATCAGTGGGCGCGCACACGGCTCCCGTCCCATGAGGCGCAAATTCTTAGTTGTCTGCGGTCAATCGACAGCTGCGAGGGAAGGTCGTGAGGACGAGTGTCGGGCTGCGCGGCGCTGCCACATCGCCTCGGCTGTTAATAGAACCTTAAGAAGCATACCTTCAAACGGGACCAGAACCGATGCAGCGGCCAGACAACGGCCACGTCGTGCCACCGGAGCCAGGCGTTTCAGCGCTCACGAAGGCGGCCACCGAATCTGCGCACGGGGTCGTTCTTCCGGCATTGTTGGAGCGACGCCGCCGGTCGATCAATGCCTGTTCGCGGTGGCCATGGAGGCCTACCTGCACGGCACCTCGACCCGTAAGGTCGACGAACTGGTCAAAGCGTTGAGAGCTGATGCGGGGATATCCAAAAGCGAGGTATCGCGGATCTGTGCCGACCTGGACACCGAAGTCGCGCGTTTCGCGACCGACCTCTCAGTGATCAGCGGTTCCCGTATGTGTTCCTCGACGCCACCTACTGCAAGGCCCGAGTCAATCACCGGGTGGTGTCCCAGGCGGTGGTGATCGCCACCGGGGTTGCTGCTGACGGCCGCCGCGAGGAGCTGGACTTTCGAGGTCGGCGACAGCGAGGACGGCGCCTTCTGGACGGCGTTTTCTGCGGTCGCTGAAGTCATGCGCCTGTCCGGGGTGCAGTTGGTGATCTCTGATGCCCACTGGTTTGCGCGCCGCGACGAGGCTGTGCTGCTCGGGCGGCGTGGCCAAGATGCTGTGTGCATTTCCTGCGCAACGTGCTGGCACAGGTGCCCAAGGGCTCCGCGGAGATGGTCGCCGCGGCGGTCCGCACCAACTTCGCCCAACCCGCCGCCGAACAAGTCCGCGAGCAACTTGACACCATCGCCGGCATGCTCGGACGCCAGCTACCCAAGGTCGAAACAATGCTGCGCGGGGCGGCCGACGACATCACCGCGTTCGCGAATTTCCCTGTGCCGCACTGGAAAAGGTTTGGTCGACCAATCCATTGGAGCGGTTGAATAAAGAGGTCATGCGTCGAACCAACGTCGTCGGGGTGTTCCCAACCCGGCCGCCCTGCTCCGACTCGCCGGCTCGGTCCTCGTCGAAGCCCATGACGAATGGCAGGTCGCCGACAAACGCTATCTCTCCGAAACCACCCTTGCCCTGCTCAACCGCGCCAATGACCAACCCGACCAACACGTTGTGGTCCCAGCCGCACTGACGGCATAGTTGAAACGCAGAGCCCCACGAATCGCCGGCCCGACTTACACCACTGCGCGGGACGCAACCTGATTTTGGGTCGGCCGCACTGCTACCAATAAATTCGCAAGTGCCCGCGGTCATAAGTCCGTTTTCAGCCTGCTGCAGAAAATGTCCTGGACCATCGCCGCCGGGCACGGCCAGCAAGCAGCGACCGACCGCCATCGTCACGCGGATTGAACGCACCAGCCCGCCTTCGCCGACACCAGATCGCCCTCGGCCGATTGACCCTGATCACTGTCGAAGCAATCGTGGCCACACCGGCCAGTAAAGGCCGCATAGGGAAACTGTCAGCCCCACTCCTCATGCCTCACGACGGTCACCGTGTCGCGGGCGCGCTTAGCTCAGGTACCAAGGGTGTTTCGCGGGCGGATGGGACTGCCCCCGATTTTGTAGATCTCGCTGCCGAGTTGACTGGCGTCGCCTTCGAGTGCCAGGATTAACTCCGCATGCACCTCGCTAGGTGAGGCGTCTGCACGGACATAGGCCACTGACCTTAAACGTCGAAAGACGCCCAGGGTCAGGACAGCTCTTCCCGGCTTAAGGGTTGAGCCCAAGTGGCTTCCGGGACAACCGGATACGCCGTGTAGTGCCAAAGCTCTGACGAGAGGGGTGCCGCGGCTGGTTAATCAGCCAGGTCGCCTCATCCCATTGTGCACCGTGTCGGCACCCCCGTGTGCCCTGGCCGTGAGGAGGTGAGAGCGAGATAAGTCCCGGTGATAGTCCCTATCCGAGTCCGATGACCGTTTCGTTCAGATCCGGCCCCGGCATCCTTCCCATCATTTGAATCGGCTTGCGCCGCTTCGGTTAAAACCAACGCACGCCTTCGTTTGGTAAGTGCGCGTCCTTTTGGCGTGCTTCGACATGACTACAGCCGCAGCTTCAGTCTGCTTTCCGGAAGGAGAAATCCGATGACTTTTGTGACCACACAGCCAGAAATGCTGGCTGCAGCAGCCAACAATTTGCACTGTATCGGCTCGGCCCTAGCCGCCCAGAACACCGCAGCGGCGCTGCCGACTACACGCGTCATTCCTGCTGCCGCCGACGAGGTATCCGCTCTGACTGCAACACAATTCAGCGCCCACGCCGCGAATTATCAGGCGGTCAGCGCCCAGGCCACCGCGGTTCATGACCTGTTCGTGCGCATCTTGGGTGCCGGTGCCGGTTCATACGCGACCACCGAGGCGGCCAACACCGTCGCGACCGGCTAAAGGAGTGGGTAGCAATGACTGTGATGATGGATTTCGGCGCGCTACCGCCGGAGATCAACTCCGCCAAAATGTACGCCGGCCCAGGACCGGCGTCGATGCTGAGCGCGGCAGCAGCCTGGAACGGGCTGGCAGCCGAGTTGCGTTCGCACGCTGCGTCTTACGGATCGGTCATCTCGGATCTGACCAGCGAAGGCTGGCGCGGTCCGGGATCGACGGCCATGGCCGCTGCCGCTGCGCCATATGTAGCGTGGATGAACACGACTGCTGCACAGGCTGAGCAGACCGCAAACCAGGCAACGGCCGCCGCAGTGGCCTACGAGACTGCGTTTGCGATGACGGTGCCCCCGCCGGTGATCGCGGCCAACCGTGCGCAGCTGGCGTCGCTGGTCGCGACGAACGTGCTCGGGCAGAACACCCCGGCGATCGCGGCCACCGAGGCCCACTACAGCGGGATGTGGGCACAAGACGCCGCCGTCATGTATGGCTATGCCGCGCAGTCGGCAGCAGCCACCAAGGTGCCGTCGTTCACCGTGCCGACGCAGAACACCGACCCCGGTGCGCTGCCCATGCAGGCCGCTGCGGTCAACCAGGCCACCGGCACGACAGTCGGTGCCGCTAGCACGCAGACAGCGTTGTCACAGTTGACGTCTGCGGTGCCGGGCGCGCTCCAGCAGCTTGGATCGCCGACTGCATCGTCCACGTCAGGGCTTTCCGCAATCCTGGGCCAGCTGACCGGGTCTGGATCCGGGAGCTCTGGGTTCGACTGGTGGAATGAATTTGGACCCAACGCGAATATCTGGAACACCATCTTCTCGTCCGGGTTCTACATGCCCAGCAACACGGTGGGTGCCTTCACGAGCTTGCTAGGTGCCGGTGCGGCCGGGGACGCAGCTGGGAACGCGATGGGAGAGGCTGTGACGGCCGGCCCACTCGGAGGCCTCGTGGGTCTGGCGAACCTGGGTTCCGGTGGCGGCGCATCTGCCGCCCTGGGTCAGGCCCCGTCGATTGGGTCATTGTCGGTGCCGTCCAGCTGGACCGCGGCCGCCCCACCGGCAAGCCCTCTCGCATCGGTCTTGGGGGCCACCCCGCTCAGCCCCCCTCCAGCGGTCGGGACCGGCATGCCCGGCTACGCACCGGCGGCTATGGCCGGGCGCGCGACAACCGGTGCCACCACTGCAGATACCCGGTTCTTAATCCGCCCGCTCATGGTGCCTCACTGGCCCGCCGCTGGGTAACGGGGAAAGACCGCCAATTCATTCAGGCTGCCAACCGTGCTGACCAGCACAGTACTACCGCACCACAATTTCGATGAAGGAGAGATTCCAATGACTACGCGTTTTAGAACCGATCCGCATGGGATGCGGGCAATGCCGGGCCGTTTCGATGTGCACGCCCATACCGTGGAGGACGAGGCTCGCCAGGTGTGGGCATCCAGCCAAAACATTGCCGGGGTCGGATGGAGCGGGACCGCTCAGGCCACCTCCTACGACACCATGGGCCAGATGAACACCGCGTTTTTCAACATCGTCGACATGCTGCACGGTGTGCGTGACGGGCTGATCCGCGACGCCAACCACTACGAGGCTTAAGAGCAGGCCTCTCAGCAGATCCTGAGCAAATAGCCGCTTTTCACCCGTTAGGAAAACACCGATGACGATCGGCTACCCGTTCGGCGATGTCGACGCCCATGGCACGCTGATCCGTGCCCATGTCCACCGCCCTGAAGGCCGAGCATCAGGCCATCATCCGCGATGTGCTCCGCGCCGGCGACTTCTGGGGTGGCGCGGGCTCAGTGGCCTGCCAGGAATTCATCACCCAGCTGGGCCGCAACTTCCAGGTGATCTACGAGCAGGCCAACGCCCATGGCTTCATGGTGCAAACGGCCGGCTCCAACATGGCCTCCACCGACAGCGCCGGTGCTGGACAGCGCTCACCTCGGCGACATCGAAGGTGCACTGGGCCGAATCAACCTCAGCGACATCGCCCGTCCGCGCAGCCTGGAAAATGCGCCTAGCCACCATGTTGGCGATCATCGAGTCCCGGCTTGATCGTGATGGTCGGCGACAACGACGCCGGAGGTGTCTCGACCTACGTGCAGGCCGGACAGAACTACGGCTACAGCCTGCCGTGGGTGCTCGTGCTATTGAGCCCCGGTCCTAATTGTCAACCAGGAGATGGTCCGCCTCGGTGCGGTCACCGGGGTCGGACACGCCCGGCTGATCAATGAAAGGTTCGGCCGCGGCTGGGGCTGGTTCTCCGTGGGTGACCTGTTCCTGCTGAATTCTTTGACTAGTCACCGAATTCATCGGCATCACCCTGGCGGCCGACTACATCGGCATCCCAAGATATGTGATCGTCCGTTCGCCGCGCTCACGCTGATCGCCATCATGGCCACCGGCAGTGCTTCCGGCGCTGGGAACGCGCAATGCCCGTGTTCGTCGAACCACGCTGCTGCAAATTCCGATGCTGTTGATTTCTTACTCGGACCCTGGGCGCGCCGCGGAAACCCTGTTCCTCCCCGGCATGAGTGGCGGAGTGACCTCGGACGCGGTGCTGTTGATCATCGCGATTGTCGGCACCACGGTAGCCCCGTGGCAGCTGTTCTTTCAGCAGTCCAACATTGTCGATAAGCGCATCACGCCGCGCTTCATCGGCTACGAACGCGCCGACACCACGCTGTGCGCCTTCGTCGCAGTGATCGGTGCGGCGGCGTTGATCATGACCGGCGACTGGGCCGCGCGGGCCACCACCAGCCGCGGGCGCTTCGCCGACGCCGGCACGGTTGCGCACCTGCTCGACCAAATCGACACCACCCTCGGGTCGGTGTTCGCGATCGTGTTGCTCGACGCCTCCATCATCGGGGCCGCTGCGGTGACCCTGTGCACCAGCTATGCCTTCGGGGATGTGTGCGGGCTCAAGCATTCGCTGCACCGCGGCTTGGGTGACGCCAAGCCGTTTACCTGTCCTACACCGGGATGGTCGTGATCGCCGCAGCGATCGTGCTTATCCCCGGCGCGCCATTGGGATTGATCACCACCGGCGTGCAAGCGCTGGCCGGATTGCTGCTGCCCAGCGCGACTGTCTTCTTGGGGCTGTTATGCAACGACCGGGAAGTCTTGGGCCCGTGGGTGAACCGGCCGCATCTCAACGTGATAACAAGGCTTATCGTCAGTGTCCTGTTGTTGCTCTCGGGCGTACTAATGGCCACGACCGTGTTTCCCAGCCTCGACATCGTCTCACTCGCCACCGACCTCACCGTCGGTCTCGCTATATGCGCCGCAACCGTTTTCGATGCGCTACGGAGGTCTGGCCGTCGGCGACCGAAAAAACCGGTGCCACAACAGTTCGCTCTCGCTTTAGCCAGCGCCGATCGCGCCACCTGGCGGATGCCGCCATTAGCTTCGTTAGAGTTGGTGTCCTGGTCGGTCGGAACTCGGCTAGGCATGCTGGCCTTGCGTGGCTATCTCGTCGTCGGGGCGAGCCTGCTCGTGGTCAAAGCCATCGAAGTTGGGAGCGCCTGACGACGACCGTACACGTCGGCCGCAGCGGCTGAGCGAACTCACCACCATCACCGGCCTGCCCAAAGTGACATCATCGCGACCATCAAAACGGCCACCTTCGGGCTCATCGCCGGGCCTCGTCGGCTGCTATCGCGGCCTCACCGTGCGCGGAGCTCCAAAAAGGTAGGCACCGACGGCTACCATCCCGGTGCACCACCCCCACTGCGCGCCGCGGCGAGCTGCGCGCGCTTCTCGAATTGGTATACGACCCGAGCCCGCGCAGCGGCCGGCTCGTCGGCTTCGCGGCCATGTCCGCTGCCTCAGGACGCACACTCAGGTCGCCGTGCCAGGCCAGCATCGCCCCCAGAAGCCCGATCGGTCGATACGGCGCATCCGGTAGCCCTCCGTGCACCCCGGCCCAGCCACTGATCAGCTGGTTCACATCGCGTACCCCCACCCACACCGCGGCTGGGCCGGCCAGCACCGCTGCACACGCCGCTGGACTGTACCCGCGTGCACACCGTGGGTGTTGGGGATCTTCCCGTAATTGGGAAGCGAGCGCGAAGAACGCGGCGGCGTAGAGTTCGAGGATGTCGGCGAGGTGCACAGTGGGGCGATTCGTCGCTGCTGATGGCTTTGAATTCGGTGATGGCGTCGGCGGAGCGGTTGCGGGCCTCGATCCAGCCGGCGGCAACGGTGTTGTACCACAGATTGCGGCCGCCGATCACGGCTTGAGGTAAAGGAGTTCGCGACCAGATGCACCGAAGCCGGGCCAGGGCCGCTCACTTGAGTGATTCGACGCCCGGGGCCAATGGACTCGAACTTACAAGAAGGTAAGGACATTTAGATGACCTCATCCAGTGACAGGGACTGGCGCCCACAGAAGTCCACGCCAGGCCACTCCGATGGTGACGAGCACGCCCACGGGCGACGGATCGGCAGCGCGGGTGAGCGCCACCAGAAACCGTTGATGATTGCTTTCGCGTTGACCGCCACCTACGCCGGCGTGGAGGTCGTCGGCGGGATCGTCACCGGCTCGCTGGCGCTGATCAGTGACGCGGCCCACATGGGGACGGATGTGCTCGGGCTCGGACTTGCCCTGACCGCGATCTACTTGGCGAAGCGCCCGTTCGCTGGGCAGCGCACCTACGGCACGTACCGATTGGAGGTGCTGGCCGCTGTCATCAACGGTCTGCTGTTGTTCGGCGTCGCGTTCTACGTCCTCTACGAGGCGGTACAGCGCTTCAGGAACCCGCCGGAGGTGCTTGGGTGGCCGATGTTCGTCGTCGCCACGGTGGGGCTGGTGGTCAACATCATTTCGTTCCGCCTGCTCACCAAGGGGGCCAAGGAGAGCCTGAACGTCAAGGGTGCCTACCTCGAGGTCATGTCCGATATGCTCGGTTCGATCGGCGTGATCGTCGGTGCGGTCGTCATCGCGGTCACCGGATTTCGCTACATCGACGCCATCGTCGCGGCGGCGATCGGCCTGTTCATCCTGCCACGGACGTGGCAGCTCATGCGACAGGCGTTGCGGATCATCATGGAGGTGGCGCCTCCTGGCGTGGACGTCGCCGCCGCCAGCCGGGAGCTGGCCGCGATCCCCGGTGTCCGTGACGTCCACGACCTGCACATCTGGACGGTCACCAGCGGCATGGAGGCCGCCACCGCGCACCTGGTAATCACTGATCGTGCCGACTGGCACGCGGTGCTGGACTCGGCTCGGCAACTCCTCGCCGACCGGTATGGCGTCACCCACCCCACGATCCAGGTCGAGCCCCCCGACCACGTGGAGGAATCCGCTGCCTTCTGACCGGTGGGGCTTCGGCTGGGCTCATGCGGGTACCCCGCACCGTCATCCGGCAGAACCTGCTGGCCAGTCTCGGCGTGGTAGCCCTGGTCATCCGCGCCACGGTGTTGGGCTTAGCGTTGGCTGCCGTGCTGGTCCACGGCCGGTCAACGCTCACGTGTCGGCAAGGCGCGACGCCTGCTCGGGTGCCGGCGAAGCAACCATGCCGCGGTAAGTTACTCGGCAACCCGGCGACCGGGGCCGGCACATATCCGCTGTGCGGCTGTCATGCGGCGAAAGTGGGCGAACAGCGATGTCTGCCCTCGGTCATGGCCAAGCCCGGAGGCGACGGACTGCGGGGGAACGCTCGAGCCCCATTCGACGTTGGGGTGGTATGAGCAGAAAACGCGGACACCGACGCAAGGGACTATTCGGCTGGCTGCGCGACAGCCTTGGACACGGCTACCGCGATGAGCACGGCGGTGGACACGGCTACCGCGATGAGCACGGCGGTGAACACGGCTACCGCGATGAGCACGGCGGCGGACACGGCTACCGCGATGAGCACCGCGGCGGACACGGCTACCGCCGCGGACACCACTGACACTGATTGATGGATTGGCTTCGCCTTGTGTCTCCCTCAAGACGACCGAGTCGAGAGAAAGGGCTACGTCCGTGCCGGGTAGCGGCGCAGATATTCAAGAGAAGAACCATCAGTCCGCACGACCCGCGACAGCACTGTCACACTGGACGTCGGGCAAGATCACCGCAGCGCACCGGTGCCGTTAGTCCCAAGCAACATGGCTGGACGGCAAGATTTCCACTGGACCACGGGTCGATGATCCGGTTCTCTCACGCCAACGCCAGATAGGTGCCCACTGACGCGGCCGCATCCACGCGGCGGGGTGCGAAGTCGTCGACGATCCCGGCCACGTCCGAACGGACCAGCACAGACTGCACCACGGCCAGATTGCCTACTGAGGGGCGATGATTTTCGGCGTTGTGCACGATCCGGTCGATTATCGCCGAGGCGATGGTGGGCTCGCCGAATACCTGTCCCCAGCGGGAGAACGGCAGGTTGGAGGTCAGGATGACCGGCTTGGGCGGCGGCGATCGCAAGCGCGGTGGCCAGCTGGGGTTCATTGTTCGTCGGCCGTGTCGCGGGCACGCTCATGGCGAGTCCCCGGTACTAAGCCCACGCGGTCTGTACGCGTGTTGTAGGTCCACCGTTATGGAGTCGGGGGACAGTGATCAGCAGGAGGTCACATGTCCCTCAGTTATCCGGCGACGGTGCGCTGGCAAATGCTCAGCGTCTGCGATCGCGCGAGCCGGTCGTCGCCATCGCGGCCGGTATGAACATCCCGCAGTCCAAGCTGTTTCGGTGGAAGCGCCAGGCGCTGATCGATGCGGGAGTGGTCGAAGGCATCGTCATTGATCGGCGTGGTGCCGCGAGTCAGTCAACGCATTTCGCACCATGTCGATAAGCGCGCGTCTTCGCCGGGCGTTGTCCTCATCTGGATCGCTAGAAGTTGCAGTGTAGAACAGACTGGCGGGAGACCACGCCAACGCCATGGCCATCGCCATAGCGAGCACGTCGCAGGGGTCGAATGTTGGATTGACAACGCCCTTCCGTTGGGCCTCTGCAATCTGGTCGACCTTCCGCTTCGTGTCACCGCGCATCGCTTCCGAGAATTCACCGACTTGTACGCGCTCTAAGCGCGCCCAGGTAGCAAGGCGCACGATCTCGGGTGTCTCAAGACAGGTGTCGTAGAGCCTTGCCGCATAACCCGGTAGGTCGTCGGCGTTGAAGGGCACCGTGCCCATGAGCGTCGCGGCAAGCTCGTTGAAGACTTGGTCGAACAGTCCATCCTTACTGCCGAAGTAAGAGTATAGCTGCGCCTTATTGGCCTGGGCCTTCGCTGAAATACGGTCGACTCGGGCTCCGGCGATGCCGTACTGCGCGAACTCTGCTGCCGCCGCATCGAGAATGCGGCGGCGAGTGACGGGTACGTCTTTCATACCATCATTGTAACTAACTGGTT from Mycobacterium kubicae includes these protein-coding regions:
- a CDS encoding TetR/AcrR family transcriptional regulator; its protein translation is MKDVPVTRRRILDAAAAEFAQYGIAGARVDRISAKAQANKAQLYSYFGSKDGLFDQVFNELAATLMGTVPFNADDLPGYAARLYDTCLETPEIVRLATWARLERVQVGEFSEAMRGDTKRKVDQIAEAQRKGVVNPTFDPCDVLAMAMAMALAWSPASLFYTATSSDPDEDNARRRRALIDMVRNALTDSRHHADQ
- a CDS encoding PPE family protein, producing MTVMMDFGALPPEINSAKMYAGPGPASMLSAAAAWNGLAAELRSHAASYGSVISDLTSEGWRGPGSTAMAAAAAPYVAWMNTTAAQAEQTANQATAAAVAYETAFAMTVPPPVIAANRAQLASLVATNVLGQNTPAIAATEAHYSGMWAQDAAVMYGYAAQSAAATKVPSFTVPTQNTDPGALPMQAAAVNQATGTTVGAASTQTALSQLTSAVPGALQQLGSPTASSTSGLSAILGQLTGSGSGSSGFDWWNEFGPNANIWNTIFSSGFYMPSNTVGAFTSLLGAGAAGDAAGNAMGEAVTAGPLGGLVGLANLGSGGGASAALGQAPSIGSLSVPSSWTAAAPPASPLASVLGATPLSPPPAVGTGMPGYAPAAMAGRATTGATTADTRFLIRPLMVPHWPAAG
- a CDS encoding cation diffusion facilitator family transporter, translating into MTSSSDRDWRPQKSTPGHSDGDEHAHGRRIGSAGERHQKPLMIAFALTATYAGVEVVGGIVTGSLALISDAAHMGTDVLGLGLALTAIYLAKRPFAGQRTYGTYRLEVLAAVINGLLLFGVAFYVLYEAVQRFRNPPEVLGWPMFVVATVGLVVNIISFRLLTKGAKESLNVKGAYLEVMSDMLGSIGVIVGAVVIAVTGFRYIDAIVAAAIGLFILPRTWQLMRQALRIIMEVAPPGVDVAAASRELAAIPGVRDVHDLHIWTVTSGMEAATAHLVITDRADWHAVLDSARQLLADRYGVTHPTIQVEPPDHVEESAAF
- the kasB gene encoding 3-oxoacyl-ACP synthase KasB, giving the protein MTEMVTGKAFPNVVVTGMAMTTALAPDMETTWKMLLDSQSGIRVLDDPFVEQFDLPVRIGGHLLEEFDSQLTRAELRRMGYLQRMSTVLTRRVWENAGSPEVDSNRLMVSVGTGLGSAEEMVFSYDDMRARGIEAVSPFAVQKYMPDGAAAAVGLERRAKAGVNTFVSACASGSEGIAQAWRNIVFGEADIAICGGVETKIEAVPIAAFAQMRIVMSTKNDDPVGACRPFDRDRTGFVFGEAGALMVIETEEHAKARGANILARLMGASVTSDGYHMVAPDPNGERAGHAMSRAIQLADLTPGDIDHVNAHATGTSIGDVAEGRAINNALGSNKPAVYAPKAALGHSVGAVGAVESILTVLALRDQVVPPTLNLENLDPEIDLDVVAGKPRPGEYNYAINNSFGFGGHNVALAFGRY
- a CDS encoding PE family protein, whose amino-acid sequence is MTFVTTQPEMLAAAANNLHCIGSALAAQNTAAALPTTRVIPAAADEVSALTATQFSAHAANYQAVSAQATAVHDLFVRILGAGAGSYATTEAANTVATG
- a CDS encoding WXG100 family type VII secretion target, producing MTTRFRTDPHGMRAMPGRFDVHAHTVEDEARQVWASSQNIAGVGWSGTAQATSYDTMGQMNTAFFNIVDMLHGVRDGLIRDANHYEA